The following coding sequences lie in one Serratia symbiotica genomic window:
- the trpD gene encoding Anthranilate phosphoribosyltransferase: MQVILEKLYCAKSINQKESQQLFTAIVHGKLKDSQLAAVLISMKIRGEKLDEILGAVKALLAQAKPFPRPDYLFADIVGTGSDGTNSINISTASAFVAAACGVKIVKHGNQGISSRSGSSDLLTELGIPLNLSSQEARKILDHIGICFLFAPHYYSGFRHVMIVRQQLKTRTLFNILGPLINPARPPLALIGVYSSKLILPIAEAVRVLGYQRAAIVHGGGMDEVSIHSTTQVAEIKDNIIIRYSLTPQSFGLKSYPLKSLKGGTPKENCNIIIQLLKGKGNIAHISAIAANVALLLKLFGNEDLIENTQKALDIIYSGKAYMYITKLSKRK, encoded by the coding sequence ATGCAAGTTATTTTAGAAAAATTATATTGTGCTAAGTCGATAAACCAAAAAGAAAGCCAACAATTATTTACTGCTATAGTTCATGGAAAATTAAAAGACAGTCAACTTGCTGCAGTATTAATTAGTATGAAAATTCGAGGAGAAAAATTAGATGAAATTCTTGGTGCTGTTAAAGCATTATTAGCTCAAGCAAAACCTTTTCCACGTCCAGATTATTTATTTGCTGATATTGTAGGAACTGGTTCTGACGGTACAAATAGTATTAATATTTCTACTGCTAGTGCTTTTGTTGCGGCTGCATGTGGTGTAAAAATTGTAAAACATGGAAATCAAGGTATTTCTAGTCGTTCTGGTTCTAGTGATTTATTAACAGAATTAGGTATTCCTTTAAATCTTTCTTCACAAGAAGCACGTAAAATATTAGATCATATTGGTATTTGTTTTCTTTTTGCACCACACTATTATAGTGGTTTTCGTCATGTAATGATTGTACGTCAACAATTAAAAACTCGTACATTATTTAATATATTAGGACCATTAATTAACCCAGCACGCCCTCCATTAGCATTAATTGGTGTTTATAGCTCAAAGTTAATATTACCAATTGCTGAAGCTGTTCGTGTATTAGGATATCAACGTGCAGCAATTGTACATGGAGGAGGAATGGATGAAGTATCTATTCATTCTACTACTCAAGTAGCTGAAATTAAAGATAATATTATTATACGTTATTCATTAACACCACAATCTTTTGGATTAAAAAGTTATCCATTAAAATCTTTAAAAGGTGGTACACCTAAAGAAAATTGTAATATTATTATTCAGTTATTAAAAGGTAAAGGTAATATAGCACATATTTCAGCAATAGCTGCTAATGTAGCATTATTATTAAAATTATTTGGAAATGAAGATTTAATTGAAAATACGCAAAAAGCCTTAGATATTATTTATAGTGGAAAAGCTTATATGTATATTACTAAACTTTCAAAAAGAAAATAA
- the rpsF gene encoding 30S ribosomal protein S6 yields MRYYEIIFMVHPDQSEQVPNMIKRYSSIITKAKGKIHRLEDWGRRQLSYPIKKLHKAHYALLNVETSQKIIHEIEINFRFNDAIIRSMIICIKQIINEPSVIMKLKDERRNDRRENLINENTDNLNSGNIINHNSRHN; encoded by the coding sequence ATGCGTTATTATGAAATTATTTTTATGGTTCATCCTGATCAAAGTGAACAAGTTCCAAATATGATTAAACGTTATAGTTCTATTATTACTAAAGCAAAAGGTAAAATTCATCGTTTAGAGGATTGGGGTCGTCGTCAATTATCTTATCCAATTAAAAAATTACATAAAGCTCATTATGCATTATTAAATGTAGAAACTTCACAAAAAATTATTCATGAAATAGAAATTAATTTTCGTTTTAATGATGCTATTATTCGTAGTATGATTATTTGTATTAAGCAAATAATCAATGAACCTTCTGTAATAATGAAATTGAAAGATGAACGTCGTAATGATCGTCGTGAAAATTTAATTAATGAAAATACAGATAATTTAAATTCTGGAAATATTATAAACCATAATTCTCGTCACAATTAA
- the rplI gene encoding 50S ribosomal protein L9, which produces MEIILLDKVKKLGNLGDKVTVKSGYARNFLLPKGKGVSATKKNIEFFKIRRDKLAEKLSKKINLAISISKKINKLKTITIISKAGEEGKLFGSIGKRDIATALISSGIEIQKNNIHLPKGNLRFIGEYKINIQLHHDICAKINISIIAKNN; this is translated from the coding sequence ATGGAAATTATTTTGTTAGATAAAGTAAAAAAATTAGGTAATTTAGGTGATAAAGTTACTGTTAAATCGGGTTATGCTCGTAATTTTTTATTACCTAAAGGTAAAGGTGTATCTGCTACTAAAAAAAATATCGAATTTTTTAAAATACGTCGTGATAAATTAGCCGAAAAATTATCTAAAAAAATAAATCTTGCTATTTCTATTTCGAAAAAAATTAATAAATTAAAAACAATTACTATTATATCTAAAGCAGGTGAAGAAGGTAAATTATTTGGTTCTATAGGAAAACGTGATATTGCTACTGCATTAATTTCATCAGGAATTGAAATACAAAAAAATAATATTCATCTTCCAAAAGGAAATCTACGTTTCATTGGTGAATATAAAATAAATATTCAATTACATCATGATATATGTGCTAAAATAAATATATCAATAATTGCAAAAAATAATTAA
- the trpB gene encoding Tryptophan synthase beta chain, translated as MTFLNSYFGEFGGQYVPQILMPALKQLEEAFIASKIDSKFQEQLNNLLKNYAGRPTALTLCKNLTIGSNTRLYLKREDLLHGGAHKTNQVLGQALLAIKMGKTEIIAETGAGQHGVASALVCALLNLKCRIYMGSKDIERQSPNVFRMRLMGAKVLPVHSGSATLKDACNEALRDWSSNYHTAHYMLGTAAGPHPFPTIVREFQRIIGKETKDQILKKEGCLPDAILACVGGGSNAIGIFSDFIDDVNVKLIGVEAAGLGITTGKHGASLKHGRLGIYFGMKAPIMQTAEGQIKESYSISAGLDFPSVGPQHAYLNDIGRAKYVSITDNEALNAFKMLSCNEGIIPALESSHALAYALKMIYNNPKKEQILIVNLSGRGDKDIFTVYNILKSRREI; from the coding sequence ATGACGTTTTTAAATTCATATTTTGGAGAATTTGGTGGTCAATATGTACCTCAAATTTTAATGCCTGCATTAAAACAATTAGAAGAGGCTTTTATAGCTTCTAAAATTGATTCTAAATTTCAAGAACAACTTAATAATTTATTAAAGAATTATGCGGGTCGTCCAACAGCATTAACATTATGTAAAAATCTTACTATTGGAAGTAATACTAGATTATATTTAAAACGTGAAGATTTATTACATGGAGGTGCGCATAAAACTAATCAAGTATTAGGTCAAGCTTTATTAGCTATAAAAATGGGTAAAACTGAAATTATTGCAGAAACTGGTGCAGGTCAACATGGTGTAGCTTCAGCTTTAGTTTGTGCGTTACTGAATTTAAAATGTCGTATATATATGGGATCAAAAGATATTGAACGTCAATCACCAAATGTATTTCGTATGCGTTTAATGGGAGCTAAAGTTCTTCCAGTACATAGTGGTTCTGCTACTTTAAAAGATGCGTGTAATGAAGCATTACGTGATTGGTCTAGTAATTATCATACAGCTCATTATATGCTTGGAACTGCTGCAGGTCCGCATCCTTTTCCAACTATAGTACGTGAATTTCAGCGTATTATTGGTAAAGAAACTAAAGATCAAATACTTAAAAAAGAAGGATGTTTACCGGATGCAATCTTAGCATGTGTTGGAGGTGGTTCTAATGCTATTGGTATATTTTCAGATTTTATTGATGATGTTAATGTTAAATTAATTGGTGTAGAAGCAGCTGGACTTGGAATTACTACTGGTAAACATGGTGCATCACTTAAACACGGTCGTCTTGGTATATATTTTGGTATGAAAGCACCTATAATGCAAACTGCAGAAGGTCAAATTAAAGAATCTTACTCTATTTCAGCTGGATTAGATTTTCCTTCTGTTGGACCGCAACATGCTTATTTAAATGATATTGGTCGTGCAAAATATGTTTCAATTACTGATAATGAAGCATTAAATGCTTTTAAAATGTTATCATGTAATGAAGGTATTATTCCAGCATTAGAATCTTCTCATGCATTAGCTTATGCATTAAAAATGATTTATAATAATCCTAAAAAAGAACAAATTTTAATTGTTAATTTATCTGGCCGTGGAGATAAAGATATATTTACTGTTTATAATATTTTAAAATCACGGAGAGAAATTTAA
- the trpC gene encoding Tryptophan biosynthesis protein TrpCF translates to MQKTILTNIINDKINWIINRKKKQSLISFKSNIVKSERNFYQALKGIKPVFILECKKSSPSKGLICKNFDPIKISLIYKDFATIISVVTEEKYFQGNIDFIPLISKTVTQPILCKDFIIDSYQIYLARIYKADAILLMLSILTNEKYNQFVSIAHSLNMGVLTEIINEEELKRAIFLKAKVIGINNRNLQDLSVDLNRTIQLAPYIPSEITIISESGIDKHSQIRKLNHYVNGFLIGSALMKETDLRTAVCRIIFGDNKICGLTRQEDVISTYKVGAIYGGLIFIPHSCRYINVNHIDKIISGIPLKYVGVFCNEKILFIVKNVERFGLQAVQLHGEENQNYINILRSILPTYCQIWKVLSVTYKLPSRNFKKVDRFLLDNGSGGTGKSFDWTILKDEDLSNTMLSGGLNQNNCIEALKFNSIGLDFNSGVESHPGIKDIVRLTSIFNILRIY, encoded by the coding sequence ATGCAGAAAACTATTCTTACAAATATTATTAATGATAAAATAAATTGGATTATAAATAGAAAAAAAAAACAATCATTAATTAGTTTTAAAAGTAATATTGTAAAAAGTGAACGTAATTTCTATCAAGCATTAAAAGGTATTAAACCTGTATTTATTTTAGAATGTAAAAAATCATCACCTTCAAAAGGATTAATTTGTAAAAATTTTGATCCTATAAAAATTTCTTTAATTTATAAAGATTTTGCTACAATTATTTCAGTTGTAACTGAAGAAAAATATTTTCAAGGTAATATAGATTTTATTCCATTAATAAGTAAAACAGTAACACAACCAATATTATGTAAAGATTTTATCATTGATTCATATCAAATTTATTTAGCACGTATTTATAAAGCAGATGCTATATTATTAATGTTGTCAATATTAACTAATGAAAAATATAATCAATTTGTATCAATAGCTCATAGTCTCAATATGGGGGTATTAACTGAAATAATAAATGAAGAAGAATTAAAAAGAGCAATTTTTCTTAAAGCTAAAGTAATTGGTATAAATAATCGTAACCTACAAGATTTAAGTGTTGATTTAAATCGAACAATACAATTAGCACCTTATATTCCATCTGAAATAACTATTATTAGTGAATCCGGTATTGATAAACATTCTCAAATTCGTAAATTAAATCATTATGTAAATGGTTTTTTAATTGGTAGTGCATTAATGAAGGAAACTGATTTACGCACTGCTGTTTGTAGAATAATTTTTGGTGATAATAAAATATGTGGTTTAACACGACAAGAAGATGTCATATCTACTTATAAAGTAGGTGCTATTTATGGTGGATTAATTTTTATTCCTCATTCATGTCGTTATATTAATGTTAATCATATTGATAAAATTATTTCTGGTATACCATTAAAATATGTTGGTGTATTTTGTAATGAAAAAATATTATTTATAGTCAAGAATGTTGAACGTTTTGGTTTACAAGCTGTACAATTACATGGTGAAGAAAATCAAAATTATATTAATATTTTACGTTCTATTTTACCTACTTATTGTCAAATTTGGAAAGTACTAAGTGTTACATATAAATTGCCTTCTAGAAATTTTAAAAAAGTTGATCGATTTTTATTAGATAATGGAAGTGGAGGTACTGGAAAAAGTTTTGATTGGACTATATTAAAAGATGAAGATCTTAGTAATACTATGTTAAGTGGAGGTTTAAACCAAAATAATTGTATTGAAGCTTTAAAATTTAATAGTATTGGTTTAGATTTTAATTCTGGAGTTGAAAGTCATCCGGGAATTAAAGATATAGTTCGTTTAACGTCTATTTTTAATATTTTACGTATTTACTAA
- the purA gene encoding Adenylosuccinate synthetase yields MSKNVVVLGTQWGDEGKGKIVDLLTERAQYVVRYQGGHNAGHTLIINGKKTILHLIPSGILRKNVINIIGNGVVLAPDALIKEIAELKACGISVNNRLLLSEACSLILPYHIILDKVREKARGIKAIGTTGCGIGPAYEDKIARRGLRISDLLNKKTFAIKLKEIVDYHNFQLVHYYKTNAVDYKIILNYIFSVSDILISMIADIAELLDNARKRGNFIMFEGAQGTLLDIDHGTYPYVTSSNTTAGSVATGSGIGPRYVDYVLGIIKSYSTRVGSGPFPTELFDEIGEYLFTKGHEYGATTGRRRRTGWLDLVAIRRAIQINSLSGFCLTKLDILDGLKEIKICVGYKMFNGRKITITPLSEENWKNIQPIYEIMPGWIESTLGIKEYKKLPKQALNYIKRIEELTNIPIEIISTGPDRSETIILRNPFDI; encoded by the coding sequence ATGAGTAAAAATGTTGTCGTACTAGGAACTCAATGGGGTGATGAAGGTAAAGGAAAAATCGTAGATTTATTAACTGAACGAGCTCAATATGTTGTACGTTATCAAGGCGGACATAATGCTGGACATACTTTAATTATTAATGGTAAAAAAACTATTCTTCATTTAATTCCCTCTGGTATTTTACGAAAAAATGTTATTAATATTATTGGTAATGGTGTTGTTTTAGCTCCTGATGCTTTAATTAAAGAAATTGCAGAATTAAAAGCATGTGGTATATCAGTTAATAATCGTTTATTATTATCTGAAGCTTGTTCATTAATTTTACCTTATCATATAATACTTGATAAAGTAAGAGAAAAAGCACGTGGTATTAAAGCTATCGGAACAACAGGTTGTGGAATAGGACCAGCTTATGAAGACAAAATAGCAAGACGTGGTTTACGTATTAGTGATTTATTAAATAAAAAAACTTTTGCAATAAAATTAAAAGAAATTGTTGATTATCATAACTTTCAATTAGTACATTATTATAAAACTAATGCTGTAGATTATAAAATAATATTAAATTATATATTTTCTGTTTCTGATATATTAATTTCTATGATAGCTGATATTGCTGAATTATTAGATAATGCACGGAAACGTGGTAATTTTATTATGTTTGAAGGTGCACAAGGTACTTTATTAGATATAGATCATGGAACTTATCCATACGTCACATCTTCTAATACTACCGCTGGTAGTGTAGCAACTGGTTCTGGTATTGGTCCTCGTTATGTAGATTATGTATTAGGTATTATAAAATCTTATTCTACTCGTGTTGGTTCTGGTCCTTTTCCAACTGAATTATTTGATGAAATTGGTGAATATTTATTTACAAAAGGACATGAATATGGTGCAACTACTGGACGTCGTCGTCGTACTGGTTGGTTGGATTTAGTTGCAATACGTCGTGCAATACAAATTAATTCCTTATCAGGATTCTGTTTAACTAAATTAGATATTTTAGATGGATTAAAAGAAATTAAAATATGTGTAGGTTATAAAATGTTTAATGGACGAAAAATAACTATTACTCCATTATCAGAAGAAAATTGGAAAAATATACAACCTATTTATGAAATAATGCCAGGATGGATTGAAAGTACTTTAGGTATAAAAGAATATAAAAAATTACCAAAGCAAGCATTAAATTATATTAAGCGTATTGAAGAATTAACTAATATACCAATAGAAATTATTTCTACTGGTCCAGATCGTAGTGAAACTATAATTTTACGTAATCCTTTTGATATATAA
- the rpsR gene encoding 30S ribosomal protein S18 produces the protein MTRYFRRRKFCRFTVEGIKEIDYKDIIMLKNYITESSKIVPSRITGTCSKYQRQLARAIKRARYLSLLPYTDHHQ, from the coding sequence ATGACACGTTATTTTAGACGTCGTAAATTTTGTCGTTTTACAGTAGAAGGAATTAAAGAAATTGATTATAAAGATATAATTATGTTAAAAAATTATATCACTGAAAGTAGTAAAATTGTACCTAGTCGTATTACTGGTACTTGTTCAAAATATCAACGTCAATTAGCACGTGCAATAAAACGTGCACGTTATTTATCTTTATTACCTTATACTGATCATCATCAGTAA
- the rsmJ gene encoding Ribosomal RNA small subunit methyltransferase J has product MKVYLSTEIGINPKLLLILAKRWKLIFDKSSNIELSLTKRRLELYKRDEPKLGAIYVNFISGTLAYRRRLCTIHNEVIAKAVGINKKITPYVVDATGGLGRDAFILAALGCKVKIIERHAILAALLHDGLQRGYQNIEIGSWLRNRMKLIYADSIKLLVNLTPKPDVIYLDPMYPNKPKSALVKKEMQILKKIVTINNDEIELLTLSRKLATQRVVVKRPNYAKPLGNISPNFTILTKNHHFDIYTPIYSLLH; this is encoded by the coding sequence ATGAAAGTATATTTAAGTACTGAAATAGGAATAAATCCTAAATTATTATTGATTTTAGCTAAACGTTGGAAATTAATTTTTGACAAAAGTTCTAATATAGAACTTAGTTTAACTAAACGTCGATTAGAATTATATAAACGTGATGAACCTAAACTTGGTGCAATTTATGTTAATTTTATATCTGGAACTTTAGCATATAGACGTCGTTTATGTACTATTCATAATGAAGTAATAGCTAAAGCAGTTGGTATAAATAAAAAAATAACTCCTTATGTAGTAGATGCTACAGGTGGTTTAGGACGTGATGCATTTATATTAGCAGCATTAGGATGCAAAGTAAAAATTATTGAACGTCACGCAATATTAGCAGCATTATTACATGATGGTCTTCAACGTGGTTATCAAAATATAGAAATTGGTTCTTGGTTACGTAATCGTATGAAATTAATATATGCTGATAGCATTAAATTATTAGTAAATCTTACACCAAAACCTGATGTTATTTATCTTGATCCTATGTATCCAAATAAACCAAAAAGTGCATTAGTTAAAAAAGAAATGCAAATATTAAAAAAAATAGTAACTATAAATAATGATGAAATTGAATTATTAACATTATCAAGGAAACTAGCTACTCAACGTGTTGTAGTAAAACGTCCTAATTATGCAAAACCTTTAGGTAATATATCACCAAATTTTACTATTTTAACTAAAAATCATCATTTTGATATATATACACCAATATATTCTTTATTACATTAA
- the purB gene encoding Adenylosuccinate lyase has product MELSSLTAISPIDGRYGDKVNIFRSIFSEYGLFKFRLKVEIYWLKALSNCKKIKEIPFFNKNEKKFLDNIFKKFNEKDAQRIKDIEFITKHDIKAVEYFLKEKIIRIPTLKKISEFVHFACTSEDINNLSYALMLKKTRQYIIIPHWKNIINSIKKLALKYNNIPLISRTHGQPATPSTIGKEFANVIYRMERQVNQLINIEIMGKINGAVGNYNAHMIAYPEINWHLFSKNFVNSLGLIWNPFTTQIEPHDYLAELFNCIVRFNIILIDFNRDMWGYLSLNYFKQKITKYEIGSSTMPHKINPIDFENSEGNLGLSNAILNHLSNKLPISRWQRDMSDSTVLRNIGVGFSYMLIAYQASILGISKLKINKMHILDELNNNWAILAEPIQTVMRRYGIKKPYEKLKELTRNKNINSTEIQLFIDTLKLPEKEKKRLKKITPDKYIGYAITMVNKLNFKF; this is encoded by the coding sequence ATGGAATTGTCATCACTTACTGCTATTTCACCAATTGATGGACGATATGGAGATAAAGTTAATATATTTAGAAGTATTTTTAGTGAATATGGTTTATTTAAATTTCGTTTAAAAGTAGAAATATATTGGTTAAAAGCTTTATCTAATTGTAAAAAAATTAAAGAAATTCCTTTTTTTAATAAAAATGAAAAAAAATTTCTTGATAATATTTTTAAAAAATTTAATGAAAAAGATGCACAACGTATTAAAGATATTGAATTTATAACTAAGCATGATATAAAAGCAGTAGAATATTTTTTAAAAGAAAAAATAATAAGAATTCCTACTTTAAAAAAAATATCTGAATTTGTTCATTTTGCTTGTACTTCAGAAGATATTAATAATTTATCATATGCATTAATGTTAAAAAAAACTCGTCAATATATAATTATTCCACATTGGAAAAACATTATAAATTCAATTAAAAAATTAGCATTAAAATATAATAATATACCTCTCATTTCTCGAACTCATGGTCAACCAGCTACTCCATCTACTATTGGTAAAGAATTTGCTAATGTAATTTATCGTATGGAACGACAAGTTAATCAATTGATAAATATAGAAATTATGGGAAAAATAAATGGTGCTGTAGGTAATTACAATGCACATATGATTGCTTATCCAGAAATTAATTGGCATTTATTTAGTAAAAATTTTGTAAATTCTTTAGGTCTTATTTGGAATCCTTTTACAACTCAAATTGAACCACATGATTATCTTGCTGAATTATTTAATTGTATAGTTCGTTTTAATATTATATTAATTGATTTTAATCGTGATATGTGGGGTTATCTTTCTTTGAATTATTTTAAACAAAAAATTACTAAATATGAAATTGGCTCTTCTACTATGCCGCATAAAATTAATCCAATAGATTTTGAAAATTCAGAAGGAAATCTTGGTCTTTCTAATGCTATTTTAAATCATTTATCTAATAAATTACCTATTTCTCGATGGCAACGAGATATGAGTGATTCTACTGTATTACGTAATATTGGTGTAGGTTTTAGTTATATGTTAATTGCTTATCAAGCGAGTATATTAGGTATTAGTAAATTAAAAATTAATAAAATGCATATTTTAGATGAATTAAATAATAATTGGGCAATATTAGCTGAACCTATACAAACAGTTATGCGTCGTTATGGAATAAAGAAACCATATGAAAAATTAAAAGAATTAACTAGAAATAAGAATATAAATTCTACTGAAATACAATTATTTATAGATACATTAAAATTACCAGAAAAAGAAAAAAAACGACTTAAAAAAATTACACCAGATAAATATATAGGGTATGCTATTACTATGGTTAATAAATTAAATTTTAAATTTTAA
- the trpA gene encoding Tryptophan synthase alpha chain, translating into MDRYKKLFENLKNKKEGAFIPFVMLGDPNITVSLELIDVLIESGSDALELGFPFSDPLADGLIIQNSSYRALKIGITPIKCFQLLQIIRKKYPTIPIGLLIYANLVFNYGIHEFYKTCYNIGIDSVLIADIPFEESKPFRFSANNYNISPIFICPPNADENLIKNISIYSHSYVYLLSRAGVTGIENFIKFPLENIIKKFKKYNSFPLIQGFGISKSSQIKNILKSGVSGVISGSAIINIIEKNFSTPTKMLNKISIFIRNMKNSTKL; encoded by the coding sequence ATGGATCGTTATAAAAAATTATTTGAAAATTTAAAAAACAAAAAAGAAGGTGCTTTTATTCCATTTGTTATGTTAGGAGATCCTAATATAACAGTATCATTAGAATTAATAGATGTATTAATTGAATCAGGTTCAGATGCATTAGAATTAGGATTTCCTTTTTCTGATCCATTAGCTGATGGTTTAATCATTCAAAATTCATCATATCGTGCATTAAAAATTGGTATTACACCAATAAAGTGTTTTCAATTATTACAAATAATTCGAAAAAAATATCCAACTATTCCAATTGGATTATTAATATATGCTAATTTAGTATTTAATTATGGTATTCATGAATTTTATAAAACTTGTTATAATATAGGAATAGATTCAGTTCTTATTGCTGATATACCATTTGAAGAATCTAAACCATTTCGTTTTTCAGCAAATAATTATAATATTTCTCCTATTTTTATTTGTCCACCAAATGCTGATGAAAATTTAATAAAAAATATTTCTATTTATAGTCATAGTTATGTTTATTTACTTTCACGTGCTGGTGTGACTGGTATAGAAAATTTTATAAAATTTCCATTAGAAAATATTATTAAAAAATTTAAAAAATATAATTCATTTCCTTTAATTCAAGGATTTGGTATCTCTAAATCTTCTCAAATAAAAAATATATTAAAATCTGGTGTATCTGGTGTAATTTCTGGTTCAGCAATAATTAACATTATTGAAAAAAATTTTTCTACTCCAACAAAAATGTTAAATAAAATTTCTATTTTTATTCGAAATATGAAAAATTCTACTAAATTATAA